In Streptomyces sp. SN-593, a single genomic region encodes these proteins:
- a CDS encoding adenosylmethionine--8-amino-7-oxononanoate transaminase, with amino-acid sequence MPEPLPVDVLLDLDRRHVWHPYGPMPGRQEPLVVESASGVRLRLAAPAQGRTELVDGMASWWSAIHGYRHPALDEAARAQLDRMSHVMFGGLTHEPAVRLAARLVEITPAPLRHVFLADSGSVSVEVALKMCLQYWRSLGRPGKRRLLTWRGGYHGDTWQPMSVCDPDGGMHHLWSGVLQEQVFADTPPPGFDAEPSEEYAAHLRELIGRHADELAAVVVEPVVQGAGGMAFHSPAYLRVLREACDEHDVLLVLDEIATGFGRTGRLFAAEHAGISPDVMCVGKALTGGYVSLAAALCTSRVAEGISRGEVPVLAHGPTFMGNPLAAAVANASLEVLLAQDWATEVKRIEAGLREGLAPAAGSPGVRDVRVLGAIGVVQLDHPVDVDAATRAAVRAGVWLRPFRDLVYAMPPYVTGDDDVARIAAAIVSASAAG; translated from the coding sequence ATGCCTGAGCCGCTCCCCGTCGACGTGCTGCTGGACCTGGACCGGCGGCACGTCTGGCACCCGTACGGCCCGATGCCCGGCCGCCAGGAACCGCTGGTGGTCGAGTCGGCGTCGGGCGTACGGCTGCGGCTGGCCGCGCCCGCGCAGGGCAGGACCGAACTCGTGGACGGCATGGCGTCGTGGTGGTCGGCGATCCACGGCTACCGGCACCCGGCGCTCGACGAGGCCGCCCGCGCGCAGTTGGACCGGATGAGCCACGTCATGTTCGGCGGGCTCACCCACGAGCCGGCGGTGCGGCTGGCGGCGCGCCTGGTCGAGATCACGCCGGCCCCGCTGCGGCACGTCTTCCTCGCGGACTCCGGCTCGGTGTCGGTCGAGGTGGCGCTCAAGATGTGCCTCCAGTACTGGCGTTCGCTGGGGCGGCCGGGCAAGCGGCGGCTGCTGACGTGGCGCGGCGGGTACCACGGCGACACCTGGCAGCCGATGTCGGTATGTGACCCGGACGGCGGTATGCACCATCTTTGGTCCGGTGTGCTACAGGAGCAGGTCTTCGCGGACACCCCGCCGCCGGGGTTCGACGCCGAACCGTCTGAGGAGTACGCGGCACACCTGCGCGAACTGATCGGGCGTCACGCGGACGAGCTGGCCGCGGTCGTGGTGGAGCCCGTGGTCCAGGGCGCGGGCGGGATGGCCTTCCACTCCCCTGCGTACCTGCGGGTGCTGCGGGAGGCGTGCGACGAGCACGACGTGCTCCTCGTCCTCGACGAGATCGCCACCGGGTTCGGCCGTACCGGGCGGCTGTTCGCCGCCGAGCACGCGGGGATCTCGCCCGACGTCATGTGCGTGGGCAAGGCGCTCACCGGCGGGTACGTCTCCCTGGCCGCGGCCCTGTGCACCTCCCGGGTGGCCGAGGGGATCTCGCGCGGCGAGGTGCCGGTGCTCGCGCACGGCCCGACGTTCATGGGGAACCCGCTCGCCGCGGCCGTGGCGAACGCCTCGCTGGAGGTGCTGCTCGCCCAGGACTGGGCGACCGAGGTGAAGCGGATCGAGGCGGGGCTGCGCGAAGGACTCGCGCCCGCGGCCGGGTCGCCCGGGGTGCGCGACGTCCGCGTGCTCGGGGCGATCGGGGTGGTCCAGCTCGACCACCCCGTCGACGTGGACGCCGCCACCCGCGCCGCGGTCCGCGCGGGCGTGTGGCTGCGCCCCTTCCGCGACCTCGTCTACGCCATGCCGCCGTACGTCACCGGCGACGACGACGTCGCCCGGATCGCGGCCGCCATCGTGTCCGCCTCCGCCGCCGGCTGA
- a CDS encoding SDR family oxidoreductase, with the protein MTSPARVPAPAPASGAAPSAAPAAPVSGTSGAPGTWFVTGASRGLGLELVRQVLAQGGSVAATTRSAERLTAALGEGADTGRLLPLTVDLTEENQVADAVGRAVDRFGRLDVVVNNAGYGFLGAVEETGDKEVRDMLDVQVVGVWNVLRAALPVLRAQRGGRVVNVSSVLGLTAVPGWALYCAGKFALEGLTEALAAEVEEFGVKVTLVEPGYFRTSFLTPDSLALPAQTSAHYPAVRAMVEDHIRLQGHQLGDPVKGAAAIIRRAATDGPLRQILGSDAHAYATAKVEALRADLDATAADAPATDFPSA; encoded by the coding sequence ATGACTTCCCCCGCCCGTGTCCCCGCTCCCGCCCCCGCCTCCGGCGCCGCCCCGTCCGCTGCCCCTGCCGCCCCGGTATCCGGCACCTCCGGCGCGCCCGGAACGTGGTTCGTCACCGGCGCGTCCCGCGGCCTGGGGCTCGAACTGGTCCGGCAGGTACTCGCCCAGGGCGGCAGCGTCGCCGCCACCACGCGGTCCGCCGAGCGGCTGACCGCCGCCCTGGGCGAGGGCGCCGACACCGGCCGCCTGCTGCCGCTGACGGTCGACCTGACCGAGGAGAACCAGGTCGCCGACGCCGTGGGCCGGGCCGTCGACCGCTTCGGCCGCCTGGACGTCGTGGTCAACAACGCGGGCTACGGCTTCCTGGGCGCGGTCGAGGAGACCGGCGACAAGGAGGTGCGCGACATGCTCGACGTCCAGGTCGTCGGCGTGTGGAACGTGCTGCGCGCGGCGCTGCCGGTCCTGCGGGCGCAGCGCGGAGGCCGCGTCGTGAACGTCTCGTCGGTGCTCGGCCTCACCGCGGTGCCCGGCTGGGCCCTGTACTGCGCGGGCAAGTTCGCGCTGGAAGGGCTCACCGAGGCGCTGGCCGCCGAGGTGGAGGAGTTCGGCGTCAAGGTCACCCTCGTCGAGCCGGGCTACTTCCGCACGTCCTTCCTGACACCGGACTCGCTGGCGCTGCCCGCGCAGACGTCCGCGCACTACCCGGCCGTGCGCGCCATGGTGGAGGACCACATCAGGCTGCAGGGCCACCAGCTCGGCGACCCCGTCAAGGGAGCGGCGGCGATCATCCGCCGAGCCGCGACCGACGGACCGCTGCGCCAGATCCTGGGCTCCGACGCCCACGCGTACGCCACCGCCAAGGTCGAGGCGCTGCGCGCCGACCTCGACGCCACCGCGGCCGACGCCCCCGCCACCGACTTCCCCTCCGCCTGA
- a CDS encoding helix-turn-helix transcriptional regulator has product MAALNRELSDFLRRARAQCDPARSGLPPDGRVRRVPGLRREEVARLAGVSADYYARLEQGRRITPSPAAVEAVGQALGLDAAGQAHLHDLIGAGTAPARTRAPGVQRLRPGLHQLLDSLDGTPALVLGHRADVLGTNRLARALFADFDAMPAGVRNYARWLFLDQDARALFVDWEVQARAAVESLRLDAGRDHDDRGARELVAELRERSEDFDRWWRRHRVHQRTHGSKRLRHPLVGELTVEYETVVLPGDTGTALYLYTAEAGSASRQALDLLASWTMTRDPGDRPEQRRV; this is encoded by the coding sequence ATGGCCGCCCTCAACCGCGAACTGTCCGACTTCCTCAGGCGCGCCCGCGCCCAGTGCGACCCGGCGCGGTCCGGCCTGCCGCCGGACGGGCGGGTCCGGCGCGTCCCGGGGCTGCGGCGCGAGGAGGTCGCCCGCCTGGCCGGCGTCTCCGCCGACTACTACGCCCGTCTCGAACAGGGCCGCAGGATCACCCCCTCCCCCGCCGCCGTCGAGGCTGTCGGCCAGGCGCTCGGGCTCGACGCCGCCGGGCAGGCGCATCTCCACGACCTCATCGGGGCCGGCACCGCTCCGGCCCGCACCCGCGCTCCGGGCGTGCAGCGCCTGCGGCCGGGCCTCCACCAGTTGCTGGACTCCCTGGACGGCACCCCCGCCCTCGTGCTCGGCCACCGGGCCGACGTCCTGGGCACCAACCGGTTGGCCCGGGCCCTGTTCGCCGACTTCGACGCCATGCCGGCCGGTGTACGGAACTACGCCCGCTGGCTCTTCCTCGACCAGGACGCGCGCGCCCTCTTCGTCGACTGGGAGGTGCAGGCCCGGGCCGCCGTGGAGAGCCTGCGTCTGGACGCCGGGCGCGACCACGACGACCGGGGCGCCCGGGAGCTCGTCGCGGAACTCAGGGAGCGCAGCGAGGACTTCGACCGCTGGTGGCGCCGGCACCGCGTCCACCAGCGCACCCACGGGTCGAAGCGGCTCCGCCACCCCCTGGTGGGCGAACTCACCGTCGAGTACGAGACGGTCGTCCTGCCCGGCGACACCGGGACGGCGCTGTACCTCTACACCGCCGAGGCCGGGTCGGCGTCCCGCCAGGCGCTCGACCTGCTCGCCTCCTGGACGATGACCCGGGACCCGGGCGACCGCCCGGAGCAGCGCCGCGTGTGA
- the bioD gene encoding dethiobiotin synthase has product MAIVVVTGTGTEVGKTVATAAVAAASLAQGLSVAVLKPAQTGVAEGEPGDAAEVARLAGEVTAVELARYPEPLAPATAARRSGRPAVTPEEIAEAAAKLSAVHDVVLVEGAGGLLVRYDEKDSTLADAASLLHAGVLLVAQAGLGTLNATALTAEAMRTRRITCLGVIIGSWAAEPGLAERCNVADLPQSAGAPLLGALPQGAGALSPDAFRTAARDWLAPQLGGVWDQDAFARVYGPPAARA; this is encoded by the coding sequence ATGGCGATCGTCGTGGTGACCGGGACCGGCACCGAGGTGGGCAAGACGGTGGCGACGGCGGCGGTCGCCGCCGCGTCGCTGGCGCAGGGGCTGAGCGTGGCGGTGCTCAAGCCGGCACAGACCGGGGTGGCTGAGGGGGAGCCGGGGGACGCCGCGGAGGTGGCGCGGCTGGCCGGCGAGGTGACGGCGGTCGAGCTGGCGCGGTACCCGGAGCCGCTGGCACCGGCGACCGCGGCGCGCCGCTCGGGCCGGCCGGCGGTGACCCCGGAGGAGATCGCGGAGGCCGCGGCGAAGCTGTCCGCGGTCCACGACGTGGTGCTGGTGGAGGGCGCCGGGGGCCTGCTGGTGCGCTACGACGAGAAGGACTCCACGCTGGCGGACGCGGCGTCGCTGCTGCACGCGGGGGTGCTGCTGGTCGCGCAGGCGGGGCTGGGCACGCTCAACGCGACGGCGCTGACCGCGGAGGCGATGCGCACGCGCAGGATCACCTGCCTCGGGGTGATCATCGGGAGCTGGGCGGCCGAGCCGGGGCTCGCCGAGCGCTGCAACGTGGCGGACCTGCCGCAGTCGGCGGGCGCCCCGCTGCTCGGCGCCCTCCCGCAGGGTGCCGGGGCCCTGTCGCCCGACGCCTTCCGTACCGCGGCACGCGACTGGCTCGCCCCGCAGCTCGGCGGCGTGTGGGACCAGGACGCCTTCGCACGCGTCTACGGGCCGCCCGCCGCCCGGGCGTAG
- a CDS encoding fic family toxin-antitoxin system, toxin component, which yields MTLRIDLAWLLMVAEHNTPGDPQVTDWGALVAAVSRHRAEIFGRPVYDDEHLRAAALLQLLLHVPALERSNALFATAVAYAYLVAEGRKVTTSPEQVRDLARLIKDGGVGVERIAGELRAWTR from the coding sequence TTGACCCTGCGGATCGACCTCGCGTGGCTGCTGATGGTCGCCGAGCACAACACACCGGGGGACCCGCAGGTCACCGACTGGGGCGCGCTCGTCGCCGCCGTGAGCCGGCACCGAGCCGAGATATTCGGCCGCCCCGTCTACGACGACGAGCACCTGCGGGCCGCAGCCCTCCTCCAGTTACTGCTGCACGTCCCGGCCCTGGAGCGGTCGAACGCCCTGTTCGCCACCGCCGTCGCCTACGCCTACCTCGTCGCGGAGGGCCGGAAGGTCACCACCTCGCCCGAACAGGTCCGCGACCTGGCCCGGTTGATCAAGGACGGCGGAGTCGGCGTCGAGCGCATCGCCGGCGAGCTGCGCGCCTGGACCCGCTGA
- a CDS encoding antitoxin, producing MAKTQLNVRVEEATAETARERASQRGISVNRYIEELVRQDEGENGRAFVQAAADFMKRYEAVFEEEFGDAPRTGEGAR from the coding sequence ATGGCGAAGACCCAGTTGAACGTGCGGGTGGAGGAAGCCACCGCGGAGACGGCGCGGGAACGCGCCTCGCAGCGCGGCATCAGCGTGAACCGCTACATCGAGGAGCTCGTCCGGCAGGACGAGGGGGAGAACGGCCGGGCGTTCGTCCAGGCCGCGGCCGACTTCATGAAGCGCTACGAAGCGGTCTTCGAAGAGGAGTTCGGCGACGCCCCCCGCACCGGGGAAGGCGCCCGTTGA
- a CDS encoding GNAT family N-acetyltransferase yields the protein MNDLRIRSAAPADAAAVLAFWQVAAEGTSISDDEAGVVGLVARDPEALLLAERDGVLVGSVIAGFDGWRCHLYRLAVHPEVRRQGVARALLEAAEERFLAVGGRRGDAMVLVANERAQHAWRASGYLPEERWRRWTKRLR from the coding sequence ATGAACGATCTTCGGATACGGTCGGCCGCCCCGGCCGACGCCGCCGCCGTCCTGGCCTTCTGGCAGGTGGCGGCGGAGGGCACCAGCATCAGCGACGACGAGGCCGGGGTGGTCGGGCTGGTCGCCCGGGACCCGGAGGCACTGCTGCTCGCGGAGCGGGACGGGGTGCTGGTCGGGTCGGTGATCGCCGGGTTCGACGGGTGGCGGTGCCACCTGTACCGCCTGGCGGTTCACCCGGAGGTACGGAGGCAGGGGGTGGCGCGGGCGCTGCTGGAGGCCGCGGAGGAACGGTTCCTCGCGGTCGGGGGGCGGCGCGGCGACGCGATGGTGCTGGTGGCGAACGAGCGGGCGCAGCACGCGTGGCGGGCGAGCGGGTACCTGCCGGAGGAGCGGTGGCGGAGATGGACCAAGCGGTTGCGCTAG
- a CDS encoding hemolysin family protein, with amino-acid sequence MTETVLVAVALLLTFVCGVFVAAEFSLTTVERGELERAVAAGERGAAAALGAVRSLTVQLSGAQLGITVTGLVIGMLAESSVAKLLRGPLRAAGLPSSAAASLALVLGTALSTVALMVIGELVPKNWAITHPLAVARRVAAPQRAFSSAFGPLIRHLNNTANRVLRRMGLEPAEELASARGPQELRALARHSAKAGALEQDTAELFVRTIGLGDLTAQNVMTPRVQVTALEARATAEDVANATRATGLSRFPVYRGTLDAVIGTVHIKDVLAVPGDRRARVPVTELLREPMLVPHSLTVDRLLDRFSGRRSMAVVIDEYGGTAGVATLEDIVEEVVGEVRDEHDPFEVPDLRFLREDPLGRRIYDADGAARTEDRLERIGLHAPDGPYETLAGLVAQRLGRIPRRGDAVEVEGWRIEVTDASGRRAARARLVSPPGVPDGEDPAADGAEPAR; translated from the coding sequence ATGACGGAGACGGTGCTGGTGGCGGTGGCGCTGCTGCTCACCTTCGTGTGCGGGGTGTTCGTCGCGGCGGAGTTCTCACTGACCACCGTGGAACGCGGCGAGCTGGAGCGGGCGGTCGCGGCCGGGGAGCGCGGGGCGGCCGCGGCGTTGGGAGCCGTGCGGTCGCTGACCGTGCAGTTGTCGGGCGCGCAGCTCGGGATCACCGTGACGGGACTGGTCATCGGCATGCTGGCCGAGTCGTCCGTGGCGAAACTGCTGCGCGGGCCGCTGCGGGCCGCCGGCCTGCCGTCCTCCGCGGCGGCGTCGCTCGCCCTGGTGCTGGGCACCGCGCTGTCCACGGTGGCGTTGATGGTCATCGGCGAACTGGTGCCGAAGAACTGGGCCATCACGCACCCGCTGGCGGTGGCGAGGCGGGTGGCCGCACCCCAGCGGGCGTTCAGCAGCGCGTTCGGCCCGCTGATCCGGCACCTCAACAACACCGCCAACCGGGTGCTCCGCCGGATGGGCCTGGAACCGGCCGAGGAACTGGCCTCCGCCCGCGGACCGCAGGAACTGCGGGCACTCGCCCGGCACTCCGCGAAGGCGGGCGCGCTGGAGCAGGACACCGCCGAGCTGTTCGTCCGGACCATCGGCCTGGGGGACCTCACCGCGCAGAACGTGATGACGCCCCGCGTGCAGGTCACCGCCCTGGAGGCACGCGCCACCGCAGAGGACGTCGCGAACGCCACCCGCGCCACCGGCCTGTCCCGCTTCCCGGTCTACCGCGGCACCCTCGACGCCGTGATCGGCACCGTGCACATCAAGGACGTGCTCGCCGTCCCCGGCGACCGCCGGGCCCGCGTACCGGTCACCGAGCTGCTGCGCGAGCCGATGCTCGTGCCCCACTCCCTCACGGTGGACCGGCTGCTCGACCGGTTCAGCGGCCGCCGCTCGATGGCGGTGGTGATCGACGAGTACGGCGGGACCGCCGGCGTCGCGACGCTGGAGGACATCGTCGAGGAGGTGGTCGGCGAGGTGCGCGACGAGCACGACCCCTTCGAGGTGCCCGACCTGCGCTTCCTGCGCGAGGACCCGCTGGGCCGGCGGATCTACGACGCGGACGGCGCCGCCCGTACCGAGGACCGGCTGGAGCGGATCGGCCTGCACGCGCCCGACGGACCGTACGAGACGCTGGCCGGCCTCGTCGCCCAGCGGCTCGGGCGGATCCCGCGGCGCGGTGACGCGGTCGAGGTGGAGGGCTGGCGGATCGAGGTGACCGACGCGAGCGGGCGGCGGGCGGCGCGCGCCCGCCTGGTGTCGCCGCCGGGGGTTCCCGACGGCGAGGACCC